From Myotis daubentonii chromosome 15, mMyoDau2.1, whole genome shotgun sequence, one genomic window encodes:
- the PPM1N gene encoding LOW QUALITY PROTEIN: probable protein phosphatase 1N (The sequence of the model RefSeq protein was modified relative to this genomic sequence to represent the inferred CDS: inserted 2 bases in 2 codons; deleted 2 bases in 1 codon), translating into MSGRACSAEGEAFLIPGLKGGGPCPPAERLLWPAQKEEGAEEEEGRRAPNGPRLFLLDAPRCAQRPHGGEAASWGLRFGASAAXGRRAHMEDAHCAWLALPGLPQGWAFFAVLDGQGGARAALLGARYLPRHMLLAWDPAPGEPEGVCGALRLAFWSADARLSSLWPRGEPRGSTAVVLLVSPRFLYLAHCGDSRAVLSRAGAVAFSTEGHRPLRLRERERIRALLCAQLLDTCLCKVLGWGLGRGGALLPRAWGPALGRSIMSHCCILSLLHLQGGPDNMTCILVCLPGAPQAXARRKELELDAALGRRVAALCSSAQGPPSLSKVFRTLASEDIPDLPPGGGLYCMAAVIAEAYSQLFQASGQRWAKVQNRAGKATGTHSSSALDFRPDSCRP; encoded by the exons ATGTCGGGGCGGGCCTGCA gtgCAGAGGGTGAAGCCTTCCTGATCCCAGGACTGAAGGGTGGTGGCCCTTGCCCGCCTGCGGAGCGTCTGCTCTGGCCAGCGCaaaaggaggagggggcagaggaggaggaggggcgcaGGGCTCCCAACGGGCCTCGCCTC TTCCTCCTGGACGCCCCGCGATGCGCTCAGCGGCCGCACGGGGGTGAGGCAGCCTCTTGGGGCCTGCGCTTCGGAGCGAGCGCAG CAGGTCGGCGCGCGCACATGGAGGACGCGCATTGCGCTTGGCTCGCGTTACCCGGgctgccccagggctgggcttTCTTTGCTGTCCTTGACGGCCAAGGCGGAGCGCGAGCAGCCCTCCTCGGCGCGCGCTACCTGCCCCGGCACATGCTCTTGGCGTGGGACCCTGCGCCTGGCGAGCCAGAGGGCGTGTGCGGGGCGCTTCGCCTGGCTTTCTGGAGCGCAGACGCACGCCTGAGCTCGCTCTGGCCCCGCGGCGAACCACGCGGCTCTACCGCGGTGGTGTTACTCGTCTCCCCGCGCTTTCTGTACCTGGCACACTGCGGTGACTCTCGCGCGGTGCTGAGCCGCGCTGGAGCTGTTGCCTTCAGCACCGAGGGCCATCGACCCCTCCGGCTCCGGGAACGCGAGCGTATCCGTGCGCTTCTCTGCGCGCAGCTGTTGGATACGTGCCTGTGCAAGGTCCTGGGGTGGGGCTTGGGGCGAGGA GGAGCTCTGCTTCCGAGAGCGTGGGGCCCCGCGCTGGGGCGTTCAATCATGTCCCACTGCTGTATACTCTCTCTTCTCCACCTTCAGGGCGGCCCGGACAACATGACCTGCATCCTGGTCTGCTTACCCGGGGCGCCCCAGG TTGCGAGGAGGAAGGAGCTAGAGCTGGATGCAGCCCTGGGCCGCAGGGTCGCGG CGCTGTGTTCCTCTGCCCAGGGGCCCCCCAGCCTGAGCAAGGTGTTCAGGACTCTGGCCTCTGAGGACATCCCGGATTTACCTCCTGGGGGAGGGCTGTACTGCAT GGCCGCTGTCATCGCTGAAGCTTATTCTCAGCTCTTCCAGGCCTCAGGGCAGCGCTGGGCG AAGGTGCAGAACAGGGCTGGGAAGGCCACTGGCACCCATTCAAGCTCGGCCTTGGACTTCAGGCCTGACAGCTGTCGTCCTTAG
- the RTN2 gene encoding reticulon-2 isoform X1 — MGQVLPVFAHCKEAPSTASSTPDSTEGGNDDSDFRELHTAREFSEDDEEETTSQDWGTPRELTFSYIAFDGGVGSGARRDSAARRPRPQGRSVSETRDPLPQPGLGDSLESIPSLSQSPEPVRRGDPDTAPQAERTPEDLGLPLDQLDWVGRGAGSGEDSATSSSTPLEDEEPDGSEAREAGKELELQLEFAQSSPPGALTPPSSPGSGTPQARTPSPPGSRDSNSWPAEPSLDEKEEEPRRQLDREPITGQCLVSTDQSESTLEPHLLVADLLYWKDTKTSGVVFTGLMVSLLCLLHFSIVSVAAHVALLLLCGTISLRVYRKVLQAVHRGDGANPFQAYLDVDLTLTREQIERLSQQIASKVVSAATQLRHFFLVEDLVDSLKLALLFYILTFVGAVFNGLTLLILGVIGVFTVPLLYRQHQAQIDQYVGLVTNQLSHIKAKIRAKIPGTGALASAAASVSGSKAKAE; from the exons ATGGGGCAGGTCCTGCCGGTCTTCGCCCACTGCA AAGAAGCTCCCTCTACGGCCTCCTCTACCCCTGACTCCACGGAAG GAGGGAACGACGACTCGGATTTCCGGGAGCTGCACACAGCCCGGGAGTTCTCGGAGGACGACGAGGAAGAGACCACGTCGCAGGACTGGGGCACCCCCCGGGAGCTGACCTTCTCCTACATTGCCTTCGACGGCGGGGTGGGCTCCGGAGCGCGCCGGGATTCGGCTGCccgccggccccggccccagggCCGCTCCGTCTCGGAAACCAGAGACCCactcccccagcccggcctgggcGACAGCCTGGAGAGCATCCCCAGCCTGAGCCAATCCCCGGAGCCTGTGCGCCGGGGAGACCCTGACACTGCCCCGCAGGCCGAGCGCACCCCGGAGGACCTGGGGCTCCCGCTGGACCAGCTGGACTGGGTGGGCCGGGGAGCGGGGTCCGGGGAGGACTCTGCCACCAGTAGCTCCACGCCCCTGGAAGACGAGGAGCCCGACGGATCGGAGGCCAGAGAGGCTGGGAAAG AACTGGAACTACAACTCGAATTCGCTCAGTCCTCGCCGCCCGGAGCCTTGACTCCACCatccagccctggctctgggacCCCCCAGGCGCGGACCCCGTCCCCGCCCGGATCCCGGGATTCGAACTCATGGCCTGCTGAGCCCTCGCTGGACGAGAAAGAGGAAGAGCCTAGGAGGCAGCTGGACCGGGAACCAATCACGGGGCAGTGCCTTGTTAGCACGGACCAATCAGAATCCACACTGGAACCACACCTTCTAG TGGCGGACTTGCTGTACTGGAAGGACACGAAGACATCAGGAGTGGTCTTCACAGGCCTCATGGTCTCCCTGTTGTGCCTCCTGCACTTTAGCATCGTGTCCGTGGCCGCCCATGTGGCCCTGTTGCTGCTCTGTGGCACCATCTCTCTCAGGGTTTACCGAAAAGTGCTGCAGGCCGTGCACCGGGGGGACGGTGCCAACCCCTTCCA GGCCTATCTGGACGTGGACCTGACCCTGACTCGGGAGCAGATAGAACGTTTGTCCCAGCAGATTGCCTCCAAAGTGGTGTCTGCGGCCACCCAGCTGCGGCATTTCTTCCTGGTAGAAGACCTCGTGGACTCCCTCAAG ctcgcCCTTCTCTTCTACATCTTGACCTTCGTGGGTGCCGTCTTCAATGGTTTGACTCTTCTCATTCTGG GAGTGATTGGCGTATTCACCGTCCCCCTGCTGTACCGGCAGCATCAG GCCCAGATCGACCAGTATGTGGGATTGGTGACCAATCAGTTGAGCCACATCAAAGCTAA GATCCGAGCTAAGATCCCAGGGACCGGAGCCCTTGCCTCGGCAGCAGCCTCAGTCTCCGGATCCAAAGCCAAAGCCGAATGA
- the RTN2 gene encoding reticulon-2 isoform X2 — protein sequence MGQVLPVFAHCKAPSTASSTPDSTEGGNDDSDFRELHTAREFSEDDEEETTSQDWGTPRELTFSYIAFDGGVGSGARRDSAARRPRPQGRSVSETRDPLPQPGLGDSLESIPSLSQSPEPVRRGDPDTAPQAERTPEDLGLPLDQLDWVGRGAGSGEDSATSSSTPLEDEEPDGSEAREAGKELELQLEFAQSSPPGALTPPSSPGSGTPQARTPSPPGSRDSNSWPAEPSLDEKEEEPRRQLDREPITGQCLVSTDQSESTLEPHLLVADLLYWKDTKTSGVVFTGLMVSLLCLLHFSIVSVAAHVALLLLCGTISLRVYRKVLQAVHRGDGANPFQAYLDVDLTLTREQIERLSQQIASKVVSAATQLRHFFLVEDLVDSLKLALLFYILTFVGAVFNGLTLLILGVIGVFTVPLLYRQHQAQIDQYVGLVTNQLSHIKAKIRAKIPGTGALASAAASVSGSKAKAE from the exons ATGGGGCAGGTCCTGCCGGTCTTCGCCCACTGCA AAGCTCCCTCTACGGCCTCCTCTACCCCTGACTCCACGGAAG GAGGGAACGACGACTCGGATTTCCGGGAGCTGCACACAGCCCGGGAGTTCTCGGAGGACGACGAGGAAGAGACCACGTCGCAGGACTGGGGCACCCCCCGGGAGCTGACCTTCTCCTACATTGCCTTCGACGGCGGGGTGGGCTCCGGAGCGCGCCGGGATTCGGCTGCccgccggccccggccccagggCCGCTCCGTCTCGGAAACCAGAGACCCactcccccagcccggcctgggcGACAGCCTGGAGAGCATCCCCAGCCTGAGCCAATCCCCGGAGCCTGTGCGCCGGGGAGACCCTGACACTGCCCCGCAGGCCGAGCGCACCCCGGAGGACCTGGGGCTCCCGCTGGACCAGCTGGACTGGGTGGGCCGGGGAGCGGGGTCCGGGGAGGACTCTGCCACCAGTAGCTCCACGCCCCTGGAAGACGAGGAGCCCGACGGATCGGAGGCCAGAGAGGCTGGGAAAG AACTGGAACTACAACTCGAATTCGCTCAGTCCTCGCCGCCCGGAGCCTTGACTCCACCatccagccctggctctgggacCCCCCAGGCGCGGACCCCGTCCCCGCCCGGATCCCGGGATTCGAACTCATGGCCTGCTGAGCCCTCGCTGGACGAGAAAGAGGAAGAGCCTAGGAGGCAGCTGGACCGGGAACCAATCACGGGGCAGTGCCTTGTTAGCACGGACCAATCAGAATCCACACTGGAACCACACCTTCTAG TGGCGGACTTGCTGTACTGGAAGGACACGAAGACATCAGGAGTGGTCTTCACAGGCCTCATGGTCTCCCTGTTGTGCCTCCTGCACTTTAGCATCGTGTCCGTGGCCGCCCATGTGGCCCTGTTGCTGCTCTGTGGCACCATCTCTCTCAGGGTTTACCGAAAAGTGCTGCAGGCCGTGCACCGGGGGGACGGTGCCAACCCCTTCCA GGCCTATCTGGACGTGGACCTGACCCTGACTCGGGAGCAGATAGAACGTTTGTCCCAGCAGATTGCCTCCAAAGTGGTGTCTGCGGCCACCCAGCTGCGGCATTTCTTCCTGGTAGAAGACCTCGTGGACTCCCTCAAG ctcgcCCTTCTCTTCTACATCTTGACCTTCGTGGGTGCCGTCTTCAATGGTTTGACTCTTCTCATTCTGG GAGTGATTGGCGTATTCACCGTCCCCCTGCTGTACCGGCAGCATCAG GCCCAGATCGACCAGTATGTGGGATTGGTGACCAATCAGTTGAGCCACATCAAAGCTAA GATCCGAGCTAAGATCCCAGGGACCGGAGCCCTTGCCTCGGCAGCAGCCTCAGTCTCCGGATCCAAAGCCAAAGCCGAATGA
- the RTN2 gene encoding reticulon-2 isoform X3 has translation MGQVLPVFAHCKEAPSTASSTPDSTEGGNDDSDFRELHTAREFSEDDEEETTSQDWGTPRELTFSYIAFDGGVGSGARRDSAARRPRPQGRSVSETRDPLPQPGLGDSLESIPSLSQSPEPVRRGDPDTAPQAERTPEDLGLPLDQLDWVGRGAGSGEDSATSSSTPLEDEEPDGSEAREAGKELELQLEFAQSSPPGALTPPSSPGSGTPQARTPSPPGSRDSNSWPAEPSLDEKEEEPRRQLDREPITGQCLVSTDQSESTLEPHLLGKLLEAGCLQTPRLGAVYKENHPFWELSPPPWRAIGWARRGPAPPAPSLWAPLKWAKAPRSGGARSLSRGAEMGSKVADLLYWKDTKTSGVVFTGLMVSLLCLLHFSIVSVAAHVALLLLCGTISLRVYRKVLQAVHRGDGANPFQAYLDVDLTLTREQIERLSQQIASKVVSAATQLRHFFLVEDLVDSLKLALLFYILTFVGAVFNGLTLLILGVIGVFTVPLLYRQHQAQIDQYVGLVTNQLSHIKAKIRAKIPGTGALASAAASVSGSKAKAE, from the exons ATGGGGCAGGTCCTGCCGGTCTTCGCCCACTGCA AAGAAGCTCCCTCTACGGCCTCCTCTACCCCTGACTCCACGGAAG GAGGGAACGACGACTCGGATTTCCGGGAGCTGCACACAGCCCGGGAGTTCTCGGAGGACGACGAGGAAGAGACCACGTCGCAGGACTGGGGCACCCCCCGGGAGCTGACCTTCTCCTACATTGCCTTCGACGGCGGGGTGGGCTCCGGAGCGCGCCGGGATTCGGCTGCccgccggccccggccccagggCCGCTCCGTCTCGGAAACCAGAGACCCactcccccagcccggcctgggcGACAGCCTGGAGAGCATCCCCAGCCTGAGCCAATCCCCGGAGCCTGTGCGCCGGGGAGACCCTGACACTGCCCCGCAGGCCGAGCGCACCCCGGAGGACCTGGGGCTCCCGCTGGACCAGCTGGACTGGGTGGGCCGGGGAGCGGGGTCCGGGGAGGACTCTGCCACCAGTAGCTCCACGCCCCTGGAAGACGAGGAGCCCGACGGATCGGAGGCCAGAGAGGCTGGGAAAG AACTGGAACTACAACTCGAATTCGCTCAGTCCTCGCCGCCCGGAGCCTTGACTCCACCatccagccctggctctgggacCCCCCAGGCGCGGACCCCGTCCCCGCCCGGATCCCGGGATTCGAACTCATGGCCTGCTGAGCCCTCGCTGGACGAGAAAGAGGAAGAGCCTAGGAGGCAGCTGGACCGGGAACCAATCACGGGGCAGTGCCTTGTTAGCACGGACCAATCAGAATCCACACTGGAACCACACCTTCTAGGTAAACTGCTCGA GGCTGGCTGCTTGCAGACACCCCGGCTGGGGGCTGTTTACAAAGAGAACCACCCCTTTTGGGAACTGTCCCCACCTCCGTGGAGAGCCATTGGCTGGGCGCGAAGGGGCCCCgccccccctgctccctccctctgggcTCCCCTGAAGTGGGCAAAAGCCCCGAGAAGCGGTGGAGCCCGCAGCCTTTCCCGCGGAGCAGAGATGGGGAGTAAAG TGGCGGACTTGCTGTACTGGAAGGACACGAAGACATCAGGAGTGGTCTTCACAGGCCTCATGGTCTCCCTGTTGTGCCTCCTGCACTTTAGCATCGTGTCCGTGGCCGCCCATGTGGCCCTGTTGCTGCTCTGTGGCACCATCTCTCTCAGGGTTTACCGAAAAGTGCTGCAGGCCGTGCACCGGGGGGACGGTGCCAACCCCTTCCA GGCCTATCTGGACGTGGACCTGACCCTGACTCGGGAGCAGATAGAACGTTTGTCCCAGCAGATTGCCTCCAAAGTGGTGTCTGCGGCCACCCAGCTGCGGCATTTCTTCCTGGTAGAAGACCTCGTGGACTCCCTCAAG ctcgcCCTTCTCTTCTACATCTTGACCTTCGTGGGTGCCGTCTTCAATGGTTTGACTCTTCTCATTCTGG GAGTGATTGGCGTATTCACCGTCCCCCTGCTGTACCGGCAGCATCAG GCCCAGATCGACCAGTATGTGGGATTGGTGACCAATCAGTTGAGCCACATCAAAGCTAA GATCCGAGCTAAGATCCCAGGGACCGGAGCCCTTGCCTCGGCAGCAGCCTCAGTCTCCGGATCCAAAGCCAAAGCCGAATGA